The following coding sequences lie in one Peribacillus frigoritolerans genomic window:
- the trpA gene encoding tryptophan synthase subunit alpha, translating to MNKLTNALQECQTKQEKAFIPYIMAGDGGLERLKSQLLFLENSGATAVELGIPFSDPVADGPVIQQAGIRSLENGTTLKDVLKKVMEIKNDVNIPIILMGYTNSILAYGLKEFTNDCLQAGISGCIIPDLPIEEEAIFSSIKTAGIVLIRLVTLTSSKERITEITAGAEGFIYAVTVKGITGARDAFGEELGGYLKKVKEISPVPVLAGFGISTPDHVRDAIQYCDGVIVGSKIIDCFETGKEDQISDLIQASKGVVQK from the coding sequence ATGAATAAATTAACAAACGCGCTTCAAGAATGTCAAACAAAACAGGAAAAAGCATTCATCCCATATATTATGGCAGGCGATGGAGGTCTTGAACGGTTAAAGAGCCAACTTCTTTTCCTTGAAAACAGCGGAGCGACTGCCGTTGAACTAGGTATCCCATTCTCTGACCCCGTCGCAGATGGACCGGTTATCCAACAAGCCGGCATCCGTTCTTTGGAAAATGGAACAACTTTAAAAGATGTCCTGAAAAAAGTAATGGAAATCAAAAACGATGTGAACATCCCAATTATTTTAATGGGATATACGAATTCAATCCTGGCATATGGACTTAAAGAGTTTACGAATGACTGTCTACAAGCAGGGATTTCCGGGTGCATCATCCCCGATTTACCAATTGAAGAAGAAGCCATCTTTTCATCAATCAAAACTGCAGGAATCGTTCTTATCCGACTTGTGACACTCACGTCATCGAAAGAGCGTATCACTGAGATTACCGCAGGGGCTGAGGGCTTTATCTACGCAGTTACAGTCAAAGGCATTACAGGTGCCCGTGACGCCTTCGGGGAAGAACTTGGAGGCTATCTAAAGAAGGTAAAAGAGATAAGCCCGGTTCCCGTTCTTGCTGGGTTCGGCATATCGACGCCAGATCATGTCCGTGATGCAATACAATACTGCGATGGTGTCATAGTCGGCAGCAAGATCATCGATTGCTTCGAGACAGGTAAGGAAGATCAAATTAGTGACTTGATACAAGCAAGTAAAGGGGTAGTGCAAAAATAG
- a CDS encoding YktB family protein, whose translation MNIASFTASDFDVFKINGLESRMDALKERIQPKLQALGEHFSQKLSVMTGDEMYPHVAKHARRTVNPPNDTWVAFAANSRGYKMMPHFQIGLWETHMFIWYAVIYEAPNKTEIGKHLEQQADRLVNSIPSHYVWSMDHTKPDVIPHEGLEVDDLNSMFTRLQTVKKAEILCGIKISRDDAIKLKDDDFIQTIQDAFEHLLPLYQLN comes from the coding sequence ATGAATATAGCAAGTTTTACAGCAAGTGATTTTGACGTTTTTAAAATTAATGGATTGGAATCGCGCATGGATGCTTTAAAAGAACGGATCCAGCCCAAATTACAAGCCCTAGGAGAGCACTTTTCTCAAAAACTGTCAGTTATGACCGGCGATGAAATGTACCCTCACGTTGCAAAGCATGCTAGACGGACAGTGAACCCTCCTAATGATACATGGGTTGCTTTCGCTGCCAACAGCAGAGGCTATAAAATGATGCCGCATTTCCAAATCGGATTATGGGAAACGCATATGTTCATCTGGTATGCCGTCATTTATGAAGCCCCTAATAAAACGGAAATCGGAAAGCATCTGGAGCAGCAGGCAGACCGATTGGTGAATAGCATTCCCTCACATTATGTGTGGTCAATGGACCATACAAAACCTGATGTCATCCCTCATGAAGGTCTTGAAGTAGATGATTTGAATTCAATGTTCACTCGTTTGCAAACGGTAAAGAAAGCCGAAATTCTATGCGGTATAAAAATTTCCCGTGATGACGCCATTAAGTTAAAAGATGATGATTTCATTCAAACCATTCAAGATGCGTTTGAACATCTTTTACCCTTATATCAATTAAATTAA
- a CDS encoding inositol monophosphatase family protein produces MASVKEMDTYAKLWMKEAGTRLRASFKTKLNIEMKTNPNDLVTNMDKGIEKFFCEKIGEVFPEHRIFGEEGMGHDIKDLKGTVWIIDPIDGTLNFIHQQRNFAISLGVYVDGIGKIGMVYDVFSDELYHAVKGQGAFLNDQRLPSLEEASVSKAIISINASWVTENRRIDPSLLAPLVRDARGTRSYGSAALELAFVAAGRIDAYITMRLMPWDFAGGVLLVEEVGGEVSNIKGDKLNYLKGDSLFVSKPGLHEEVFDKYLSGNTSR; encoded by the coding sequence ATGGCATCGGTCAAGGAAATGGATACATATGCGAAGTTATGGATGAAAGAAGCGGGTACTAGGCTAAGGGCGTCCTTTAAAACCAAGTTGAATATTGAAATGAAAACGAATCCGAATGATTTGGTCACTAATATGGATAAGGGGATAGAAAAGTTTTTTTGCGAAAAAATCGGCGAAGTCTTTCCTGAACATCGCATTTTTGGCGAAGAGGGAATGGGCCACGATATTAAAGACTTAAAAGGTACGGTGTGGATAATCGATCCAATTGATGGAACTTTGAATTTCATTCATCAACAGAGGAATTTTGCAATTTCTCTTGGGGTTTATGTGGATGGCATTGGAAAGATTGGCATGGTTTATGATGTCTTCAGTGATGAATTATATCATGCGGTCAAGGGGCAGGGAGCATTTCTGAATGATCAAAGGCTTCCATCGCTTGAAGAGGCATCAGTAAGCAAAGCGATCATTTCCATTAATGCTAGCTGGGTAACGGAAAACCGGAGGATTGATCCGAGTCTTCTGGCACCGCTGGTTCGGGATGCAAGAGGGACACGTTCTTATGGCTCGGCAGCATTGGAGCTGGCATTCGTGGCAGCTGGAAGGATTGATGCATACATAACCATGAGACTCATGCCTTGGGACTTTGCCGGGGGAGTTTTACTGGTTGAGGAAGTGGGCGGGGAAGTTAGTAATATTAAAGGTGACAAATTGAATTATTTGAAAGGAGACTCACTTTTCGTATCTAAACCTGGGCTTCACGAAGAAGTATTCGATAAATACTTATCAGGAAACACCAGCCGTTAG
- a CDS encoding YlaF family protein: MNIKWNFLILAVLATSSIGSIGIFIAEKSLIGILAAIVILCGIMGFGFTQKKKLREAGKL, translated from the coding sequence ATGAACATTAAATGGAATTTCTTAATATTAGCGGTATTGGCAACATCCAGCATTGGCTCCATTGGCATCTTCATTGCTGAAAAAAGCTTGATTGGAATATTGGCTGCAATCGTTATTCTTTGCGGAATCATGGGGTTCGGTTTCACTCAGAAGAAGAAATTACGCGAAGCCGGGAAGTTATAA
- the typA gene encoding translational GTPase TypA: MKLRENIRNIAIIAHVDHGKTTLVDQLLKQSGTFRENEHVEERAMDSNAIEKERGITILAKNTAVQYQDTRINILDTPGHADFGGEVERIMKMVDGVLLVVDAYEGCMPQTRFVLKKALEQKITPIVVVNKIDKDSARPNEVVDEVIDLFIELGAEEEQLDFPVVFTSGIAGTASLDSDPAKQEEDMTPLFETIVETIPAPIDNSDEPLQFQVALLDYNDYVGRIGVGRVFRGKMHVGQQVSLMKLDGKVKQFRVTKIFGYIGLKKVEIQEAVAGDLIAVSGMEDINVGETVCPTEHPEALPILRIDEPTLQMTFLVNNSPFAGREGKFVTARKIEERLRNQLQTDVSLRVENTDSPDVWIVSGRGELHLSILIENMRREGYELQVSKPEVIVRLIDGVRCEPVERVQIDVPEEHTGSIMESMGARKGELLDMINSGSGQVRLLFTIPARGLIGYSTEFLTITRGYGIMNHSFDSYQPMAQGQVGGRRQGVLVSMESGKTTQYGIMQVEDRGVIFVEPGTDIYEGMIVGEHNRDSDLTVNIVKAKQMTNMRSANKDQTSSMKKPRIMSLEEALEYLNDDEYCEVTPDSIRLRKKILDKNERERAAKRKKVAVEEK; the protein is encoded by the coding sequence TTGAAATTAAGAGAAAATATTCGTAATATAGCCATCATTGCCCACGTTGACCATGGTAAAACAACGTTAGTGGATCAGTTGCTTAAGCAATCTGGTACTTTCCGTGAAAATGAACATGTGGAAGAACGTGCGATGGATTCTAATGCGATTGAAAAAGAACGCGGAATTACGATTCTTGCGAAAAATACAGCAGTTCAATACCAAGATACAAGGATCAATATTTTGGATACACCTGGTCATGCCGACTTTGGTGGTGAAGTGGAACGGATCATGAAAATGGTTGATGGCGTTCTTCTTGTTGTTGATGCATATGAAGGCTGTATGCCGCAAACTCGCTTCGTGTTGAAAAAAGCATTGGAACAAAAGATCACGCCAATCGTTGTCGTGAACAAAATCGATAAAGATTCTGCACGTCCAAATGAAGTGGTCGATGAAGTAATTGACTTATTCATCGAACTAGGAGCTGAAGAAGAACAATTAGACTTCCCGGTTGTCTTCACTTCAGGTATTGCTGGTACTGCAAGCTTGGATTCAGATCCTGCTAAACAAGAAGAAGACATGACCCCACTTTTCGAAACAATCGTTGAAACGATCCCTGCACCAATTGATAACTCAGATGAACCGCTTCAATTCCAAGTGGCTTTACTTGACTATAATGATTATGTAGGACGTATTGGCGTTGGCCGTGTATTCCGCGGTAAAATGCATGTAGGTCAACAGGTTTCATTAATGAAACTTGATGGGAAGGTTAAACAATTCCGTGTAACGAAAATCTTTGGTTATATTGGCTTGAAGAAAGTTGAAATCCAAGAAGCCGTTGCCGGTGATTTAATTGCCGTTTCTGGTATGGAGGATATTAACGTAGGGGAAACAGTTTGTCCGACTGAACATCCTGAAGCTCTACCTATCCTGCGTATTGACGAGCCAACATTACAAATGACTTTCCTTGTAAATAACAGCCCATTCGCAGGCCGTGAAGGTAAATTCGTTACAGCTCGTAAAATTGAAGAGCGTTTGAGAAACCAATTGCAGACTGATGTCAGCTTAAGAGTCGAAAATACTGATTCTCCGGATGTCTGGATTGTTTCAGGCCGTGGGGAGCTTCACCTTTCCATCCTGATTGAAAACATGAGACGTGAAGGTTATGAACTGCAAGTTTCTAAACCGGAAGTTATCGTTCGTTTGATTGATGGTGTCCGTTGTGAGCCGGTTGAACGTGTACAAATCGACGTACCTGAGGAGCACACTGGTTCGATAATGGAATCAATGGGAGCCCGTAAAGGTGAATTATTGGATATGATCAACAGCGGAAGCGGTCAAGTTCGTTTACTGTTCACGATCCCAGCTCGCGGACTTATTGGCTATTCAACTGAGTTCTTAACGATTACACGCGGATATGGTATCATGAACCATTCATTTGACAGCTACCAACCAATGGCACAAGGTCAAGTCGGCGGAAGACGTCAAGGTGTACTTGTATCCATGGAATCAGGAAAAACTACACAATATGGTATTATGCAAGTTGAAGACCGCGGTGTTATTTTCGTTGAGCCAGGTACGGATATTTACGAAGGCATGATCGTCGGGGAACATAACCGTGATAGCGATTTGACAGTTAATATCGTTAAAGCGAAACAAATGACAAATATGCGTTCAGCAAATAAAGACCAAACTTCTTCCATGAAAAAACCAAGAATCATGTCCCTTGAAGAAGCTCTGGAATATTTGAACGATGACGAGTACTGTGAAGTAACTCCGGATTCAATCCGTCTTCGTAAAAAAATTCTAGATAAAAACGAGCGTGAAAGAGCAGCTAAAAGAAAAAAAGTTGCTGTTGAAGAAAAATAA
- a CDS encoding YlaH-like family protein translates to MDIQERLSFFAALYRVDENPEAGMWYLYLTVFGLCILVYQLGFAKKLPLLKNVVIYVVMALGCTLLSFFAVFLPMGEALVIASLVLGIYRIRLHNSRKEEQA, encoded by the coding sequence TTGGATATCCAAGAGCGATTATCATTTTTTGCAGCATTGTACAGAGTGGATGAAAACCCTGAAGCAGGAATGTGGTATTTATATTTGACGGTCTTTGGATTATGCATCCTTGTCTATCAGTTAGGTTTTGCCAAAAAGTTACCATTGCTAAAAAATGTGGTCATTTATGTGGTAATGGCACTTGGATGTACCCTTCTTTCTTTCTTTGCGGTGTTTCTTCCTATGGGGGAAGCATTAGTCATCGCTTCGCTTGTTCTGGGGATCTATAGGATCCGTCTTCATAATTCGAGAAAAGAAGAACAGGCTTAA
- a CDS encoding YlaI family protein encodes MKVKCVICDQIESIPDDSPEAKKLRNRPIHTYMCNTCNQRIEERTNERIATGNFRLYRTIKNEDEW; translated from the coding sequence ATGAAGGTTAAATGTGTAATATGCGATCAAATTGAATCTATACCTGACGATAGCCCAGAAGCAAAGAAACTTCGAAACCGTCCTATACATACCTATATGTGCAATACATGCAACCAACGCATAGAAGAGCGTACGAACGAACGGATTGCAACCGGAAACTTCCGTCTGTACCGGACAATCAAAAATGAAGATGAATGGTAG
- a CDS encoding YhcN/YlaJ family sporulation lipoprotein, translating into MQKIILSLAAVLLMSGCTMDNNNEVSENNAKNNITKVNNTTIKEADRNTGQQTAERLTGLAKSIPEVNDATAVVLGKYAIVGIDIDQDIERSQVGTIKYSVGETLKHDPEGANALIVADPDINERIREVARDIKDGKPVTGILNELADITSRVIPEVPGDILTPTPSKNIEKEKNKLDDETERKELDKEQNDQSNHFKE; encoded by the coding sequence TTGCAAAAAATCATATTGTCGCTCGCTGCGGTTCTGTTGATGTCAGGTTGCACAATGGATAATAATAACGAAGTGTCTGAAAATAATGCGAAAAACAATATAACGAAAGTCAATAATACGACCATTAAGGAAGCAGACAGAAATACAGGCCAGCAAACAGCGGAAAGACTCACCGGTTTGGCTAAATCCATTCCGGAGGTGAACGATGCCACCGCAGTCGTACTTGGCAAATATGCCATCGTCGGAATAGATATTGACCAAGATATTGAGCGTTCACAGGTTGGAACGATAAAGTACTCTGTTGGAGAAACTTTAAAACATGATCCTGAAGGCGCAAATGCCCTCATCGTCGCTGACCCGGATATAAATGAACGGATCAGGGAGGTGGCCAGAGACATTAAAGACGGCAAACCGGTTACCGGGATACTGAATGAACTGGCTGACATCACAAGTCGAGTCATTCCTGAGGTTCCTGGTGATATTTTAACCCCAACGCCGTCCAAGAACATTGAAAAGGAAAAAAATAAACTTGATGATGAAACGGAAAGAAAAGAACTCGATAAAGAGCAAAATGATCAATCCAATCACTTTAAAGAATGA
- a CDS encoding PhoH family protein, which yields MGKKIYVLDTNVLLQDPYSIYSFEDNEVVIPAVVLEELDSKKRYMDEIGRNARQVSKLIDGFRENGKLHQSIPLHNGGSIRIELNHRSFHKLQEIFVEKTNDNRILAVAKNLSLEEETKEAGKTVILVSKDTLVRVKADAIGLEAEDFLNDRVVELDHIYAGHKEVFVSIDNLNKFYEKSFLALEELTKDSYYPNQFLLMKDTLGSSASAIGIVDENCRFVKKLMYEGEHIWGIKPRNVQQTMALDLLLRSDIKLVTLIGKAGTGKTLLALATGLMQTEDLSQYKKLLVARPIVPVGKDIGYLPGEKEEKLRPWMQPIFDNLEFLFNTKKPGELDAILAGMSSIEVEALTYIRGRSIPDQFIIIDEAQNLTKHEVKTILTRVGERSKIVLMGDPEQIDHPYLDEYNNGLTYVVEKFKTERIAGHVKLIKGERSGLAQLAATLL from the coding sequence TTGGGGAAAAAAATCTATGTTTTAGATACGAATGTCCTGTTGCAGGATCCGTATTCGATTTATTCATTCGAAGATAATGAAGTTGTCATCCCAGCAGTCGTATTAGAAGAATTGGATTCGAAAAAAAGGTACATGGATGAAATCGGAAGGAATGCCAGGCAAGTATCGAAATTGATCGATGGCTTTCGGGAAAATGGGAAGCTTCATCAGAGCATTCCGCTTCATAATGGAGGCAGCATAAGGATTGAACTCAACCACCGTTCATTTCATAAGCTTCAGGAAATTTTTGTGGAGAAAACGAATGATAACAGGATATTGGCAGTCGCGAAAAATTTATCTTTGGAAGAAGAGACGAAGGAAGCTGGAAAAACGGTCATTTTGGTTAGTAAAGATACTCTCGTCAGGGTTAAGGCTGATGCGATCGGTCTTGAGGCAGAGGACTTTTTAAATGACCGTGTCGTAGAACTGGACCATATTTACGCTGGGCACAAAGAAGTGTTTGTATCGATTGATAATCTGAATAAGTTTTATGAAAAAAGTTTTCTGGCACTGGAAGAACTGACAAAAGATTCATATTATCCAAATCAATTCCTGTTGATGAAGGACACGCTGGGCAGTTCAGCTTCTGCGATAGGGATTGTGGATGAAAATTGCAGGTTCGTTAAGAAATTGATGTATGAAGGGGAACATATTTGGGGAATTAAACCGAGAAATGTCCAGCAGACGATGGCCTTAGATTTGTTGCTTCGTTCGGATATCAAGCTTGTGACGCTCATTGGTAAGGCTGGGACAGGTAAGACTTTATTGGCATTGGCAACAGGATTGATGCAAACTGAAGATTTGTCACAATATAAGAAACTTTTGGTTGCCAGGCCCATTGTTCCGGTTGGTAAAGATATTGGTTATCTGCCAGGGGAAAAAGAAGAAAAATTAAGACCATGGATGCAGCCTATTTTTGATAATCTCGAATTTTTGTTCAATACGAAAAAACCTGGTGAATTGGATGCCATTTTAGCAGGAATGAGTTCGATCGAAGTGGAGGCCCTAACCTATATCAGGGGAAGGAGCATCCCGGATCAGTTCATTATCATCGATGAAGCGCAGAACTTAACGAAACATGAGGTCAAGACCATTTTGACAAGGGTCGGGGAGCGAAGCAAAATTGTATTAATGGGAGATCCGGAGCAAATAGATCATCCGTATTTAGATGAATATAATAATGGTTTGACATATGTGGTGGAAAAATTCAAGACCGAGCGTATTGCAGGCCATGTTAAATTGATAAAAGGGGAAAGATCTGGATTGGCCCAGCTGGCAGCTACGCTTTTATAA
- a CDS encoding YlaN family protein: MASDMLVNHREKAYALLKADADKILKLIKVQMENLTMPQCPLYEEVLDTQMFGLSREIDFAVRLGLVEETEGKSLLETLEQELSVLHEASLKK, translated from the coding sequence ATGGCATCTGATATGCTTGTCAATCATCGAGAAAAAGCTTATGCTTTATTAAAAGCAGATGCTGACAAGATTCTAAAACTGATAAAAGTTCAAATGGAAAATCTCACTATGCCTCAATGTCCTTTATATGAAGAGGTCCTTGATACACAGATGTTCGGTCTATCAAGAGAAATTGATTTTGCCGTACGCTTAGGTTTGGTAGAGGAGACCGAGGGTAAATCCCTGTTGGAAACCCTTGAACAGGAATTGTCAGTTTTGCATGAAGCATCATTAAAAAAATAA